The nucleotide window CAGACACGGGCGTGGACGACTGGTATGCTTGGCGCGTCTACCGCAAGAAAGGGGCATCCTTCGTGGGTGATCCACAGGACGCCTACAGCGGCGAGCGCTGGCAGCTCATCTACGAGACCACCAACCGCAATGAGACCACCTACATCGACAACGACGTCACGCGCGGCGTGAGCTACTACTACGCGGTGACCGCAGTGGATAACGGCACCCAGAATCGCGATGGCCTCTTCCCAGGGCAGAAGCTGGAGAGCTCGCGTTTTGCCAATCGCTCGGCCATGCCTGCCATCCCCTTCAAGGCCGGTCTGGCCACCACCGAGCGCGTGCGCGTGGTGCCTAACCCGGCAACGATCAAGGCAGGTGGCCTGGGCTTCCCTGGCACCGCCGACCGCATCCTGTTCACGCAACTGCCGTACAAGTGCAAGCTGCGCGTGTTCACCGAAACGGGAGACCAAATCACAAGCATCGACCATTTCGGCACCGACCAGGAAGTGTGGGACCAGCGGACGGACGCCAATCAGTACGTGACCAGTGGGATCTACATCCTTGCGGTCACTGAGGCAGAAGACGTCGATGGCCGCCAGCTCCCCGACCAGTTTGTCAAGTTCGTGCTGGTGCGTTAACCTGGCAGCCTCTTGCGGCAAGAGTGAGGAGAACACCATGAAGAGCAGATTGGTGTTGCTGACGATGGCGGTGACGCTGTGCGCGGCGTTACCCCTCCAAGGCCAGATCATCAAGAAAGGCCAGGTGGGGTTCCGGTTTCTGGAGAATCCCATCTCTGCCGAGGCCGTCGGGCGCGGGTGCCTGGGCGTAGCGGCTGCCCGCAGTGCCAACGCCGTGTTTTGGAACCCTGCCGGCTTGGCCTGGATTGACGGCCGGTGGGATGTGGCACTCAACTACACCAAGGGGATTGCCGACATCAATCACACCTCGGCGGCAGCGGCGCTGCAGCTTTCCCGCCTGGGCACACTGTGCGTGGACGCAATCATGATGGACTATGGGGATTTCTACGGCACACGACGGGCCGATAACGAGCAAGGGTTCATCGATACCGGCGTATTCTCGCCATCAGCCTGGGCAGTCGGCCTTTCCTTCGCCCAACGGGTGAGCGACCGCTTCTCCTATGGCGTGCACCTCAAGTACGCCTACCAGGACTTGGGCGACGCCTGGGTGGCCACTGCTGGCTCCGATGTGGATGACCCCAACTTGCGGATCGCCCAAAAGTCCTACGCGCACGGTGAGCCGGCGGTGGACGTAGGCGCGGTCTATGACTTTGCCTATCACGGTATCCGCTTTGGCGCCGTCATTCAAAACGTCTCCCGCGAAATCCGCTATGAGAGCGAAAAGTTCCCCTTGCCGTTCGCAGTGAGCTTTGCTCTGAACGTCAAGCCGCTGTCGTTCCTCCTCCCCGAGCTCAACGAGCATGACCTCGTCTTGGGTTTTGAGTCGCGGCACCCGCGTGATTTCAAGGAGAAGCTCAAAGTGGGCGCCGAGTACACGTTCCACGAGATGCTCATGGTGCGGGCAGGGTACATGGGCAACTATGACGAGCGCGGGTTGACGGCGGGCATTGGGGTACGGCAGAAGGTCGGCAACTCCACTATGCGCATGGACTATGCGTTTCAGGACTTTGGCCTGTTCAGCAGTGTGCACCTTTTCACGTTCGGTATGAGTTACTGAGCTTAGCTCCCGTTGACTCGACCCCAGACGAGCCCTGGCCTTTGCCAGGGCTCAATCGCAATCGCCGGACCGGATAAACGACGCTCAGGCCAAGTGACTCTGACCAAGGAGGCGATGTTGAGACGAGAAGGGAAGGAACTTATCCGCGCCGCCAGGCGCGTTGCCGTGCCCACCGCCATGCTGCTGGCGTTTGGTTCCCTGCATTGTGCCGCGCACCGAGGTGAGCCTGCCTCACGTCCTGCGCCTCATCCTGATGTGGTGACCACCACGCGGGCAGCGCCGGCTCCCTGGCTCAACGAACCGGCAAGCCGCTGGCTGCGCGACTTTTCCGGCTCGCCCCGCGACGATGAGCTCGCCCCTCCGACGTCAAGCCTTGAAGAGGAAGGCATCGGCACCAAAATGCGGGTGTTTGACCTCTTTGACCGCTGGCAACTGCGGCCAGAAGTCCGGGCTGACCGCGGCACCTCCTGGGCCGACATTACCGGCGAGTGCAAGGGGATGATCGAACTGGACTTTGCCCTCACTCCCGAGCAATGGCAGGACCCAGAGCGGCGTGGCGCCTATTACCGCGCCGTGGATACGCTGATCACCAACATTGGCACCAGATTGCTTGCCGACTTCGGGGAAGCGCTGCAGGGGACGGAGCGGGAACTCTTCCTGCGCGCCCTCAAAGCCCTGGCCTGGCAGGAGAGCAAATGGCAACACTACCTTCGCTACAAGGACTGGTTCTTTGTAATCGTGAGCGGCGGCTCATACAACAAGTTGGATGACTGGGGGATCACGCAACTGGCACGATCTTCGTTTGACGAGAAGGTGCTGTTGAACAAGAACTTTTTCGACAGCAAGGGCTACTGCTCCATCTCCAGCACGCTCTACTACGGCTTCATGCACTTCTATTTTTGCTACTTGGAGGCGCGCAGCAACCCGGACAATGGACCGAGCCTCCTCAACAAGATAGTCGGCGCCTACAACCGTTACTCGTCGGGCTACAGCTCCAGTTGCTTTGCCTTGGCCGAGAGCGACCCGGCTTATCGGAGCTACCAGATTCGGGCTATGGGCTTATTCAAGGACACATTTGTCCTTGAACCATGGCGGGCACAGACAGGATGGTAAGGGGAACCCCGCCGGACAGCAGGCGGGTCATTCCCTCGCAGCGCTCCTAGGGCTCTTACACCAGATGTGGTTCGGGCGCTCTGTACAGAGAGGGACAGAGCGCCCCGAGCGTATGTGCTCACACCTTGAGCAGCTCTCTGAGCTTCGCCTCGATCATTTGGGCCTGATGCTCACCTGAGCCGACCACAATGAGCTGCACCACCCCTTTTTGGTCGATGACCGCGACAGTGGGGATGCCTTTTACCCCGTAGGCGTCAAAGTTGCGCTTTGCCTGCTGGTCGTTTGCCACTGCGTAGGGGAAGGGGATCTCGTGGTGGAGCTTGAACTTCTTTATCCACTCCAACTCTTCCTGGGGCGACAACCCGCTAAGATTCTGCCCTAACTGGTTGAACCGGCCGTAGTACTTGGTGAGGCCAACAATCTGCAGTCCCTTGTCGTGGAACTCGGCGTACCACTTCTTGAGGTGGGGGAAGGTGGCGCGACACGGTCCGCACCACGGCGCCCAAAAGTCGAGCAGCACCACCTTGCCGCGCAGGGCCGCCAAGGTAGTAGGCTGGCCATCTATCCATTCGCTGGCGGCGAAGGCCGGCGCGGGTCGGCCCACCAGTTGCAGCCTTGTCAGCGTGGCGCGCAAATAGCTCTTCGCCCCCTCGTCCTTGGCTGCCTTCATTTCCTCATTCAGCAGGCTCACAGCGCGAGGCAGCTCGTCGCGGGCCGCGGCAATTTCTGCCTTGAAGCTGACTGCCGAATAGCGCTGCTGTTCGGGGGCCTTCTCGATGGCCCGGTCCACCCAGAGCTCCGCCTTCTCCAGGTCTCCTCCGTCAAAGAACCCGTAGGCCAAGCCAAGGCACTGTCCAAAGTCGGGTTGCACGCCGAGCGCGGCCATCTTCTCTTCGGCGAATGCTTCCGCCTTGTGGAGGCTGTCGGCAAAGAGGTAACTCTGCAACAGGCGCACTGCGGCAAGGCTGTCTTTCTGCCCGCGGACGGTCAGATATTTTTCCAGCGCCTGTTGCTCCTTGCCGTAATCACCCAGCACCTGGTAGAGCGATCCCAGTGCCAGGAGGTCTTCGCCCTTCACCCGTGCCAGCCGTACGCGCTCCGTGTAGCGCCTGGCCAGGTCCATCTGCACCGTGCGCAGGCTGTCGTAGTTGCGCGACACTTTGAGCCCCTTTACCCACACGCTGTCTACTTCCGCCGCTTTGGCGGCCAAGTTGGCCTCGGGGGCCTCCCCGCAGGAGGCCAGAACCAAGGCCATCCCTGCAAAAAAGCACGTAGCGCCCGCCCACCTTCTTGCCGTTCTCTGCATAGACTTTCCTCCTGGTTAGCGTTCCAAAGCTCCTGGAGCGGATCCCATTCGCCCAAGACCACCCTCCGCAGGCGTTGTGCGAAAAGCGCGCACTGTGCCCCCTGCTGCAGCAGATTCCCCGCGCCCTGGCCAACGCCCGACGATCCCTCAAGTGCACCGTGCGGCGGAACTCAGCTGTGGTCGTAGCCGCTTCTTGCCCGCGACAAAAAGAGATCTGCACCGCTGCTGGGCGCCAACCCTCTGCCCCGTAGCCAACCGCGGGGCTCCCCATGTGCTCGGGCGCCAACGAGGCACACGCTTGGCGAACGCCGCTCTTCGCAGCGAGAAAAAGCTTGACTTTGACGCGCAAAGTTCTTACAATAGAAACAAGGTCGCGCGCAGCAACGTCTCGCTGAACCCTTCTTGGCACGAGGGCGCACCCTGGGTCTCGAGAGAGGCTGGGAGCCCAGGTCGTCCATGCGCCGGCATGACCCTCACTCACGAAAGGAGGAAACGGCCATGCCCGACTCTTTGGACCGCATCCTGCTGGCGGTGAGATCGATAGAAGACTCTGTCGCTTTCTATCGGAACGTGCTGGGCGCGCGCGTCAAGTTGCGCGAGCCAGACCTGTGCATCCTCACCCTCGGTGGCATCGAGCTGTGCATAGAGCTGGAGCGCCCGGAGCTCGCCGACGAACGTCCGGTGAAACATGGCTTCGCCTTCGGCTTCAGCGTGGCCAATGTGGATAGCGCCTACGGCGAACTCCGCACCAAGAAAGACGCACCTGTCCTGACCACGCCGCGCGAATCGCGGCTGGGGCGCTACTTTGAGATCGTGGACCCCGACGGCCACATCATTCGGTTCACCGAGAAACGCTGAGCGATCCGGACAGACTGGAGTCCCGCGCCTCTTTCCCCTGTCCGAGCACTGCACCTGGGGGACCTGGCCGAGGCGTCCGTCTGTCCATGCCTGCGGACCAGCACTCTCAACTCCGCGTACAGCTCTTGCCCAGGCCGTACGAAGCTACCTTTTCCCGGGCGCAGGCCTCAAAGCCGGCCAGCAACTCCGGCCGCT belongs to Calditrichota bacterium and includes:
- a CDS encoding PorV/PorQ family protein; this encodes MKSRLVLLTMAVTLCAALPLQGQIIKKGQVGFRFLENPISAEAVGRGCLGVAAARSANAVFWNPAGLAWIDGRWDVALNYTKGIADINHTSAAAALQLSRLGTLCVDAIMMDYGDFYGTRRADNEQGFIDTGVFSPSAWAVGLSFAQRVSDRFSYGVHLKYAYQDLGDAWVATAGSDVDDPNLRIAQKSYAHGEPAVDVGAVYDFAYHGIRFGAVIQNVSREIRYESEKFPLPFAVSFALNVKPLSFLLPELNEHDLVLGFESRHPRDFKEKLKVGAEYTFHEMLMVRAGYMGNYDERGLTAGIGVRQKVGNSTMRMDYAFQDFGLFSSVHLFTFGMSY
- a CDS encoding redoxin domain-containing protein codes for the protein MQRTARRWAGATCFFAGMALVLASCGEAPEANLAAKAAEVDSVWVKGLKVSRNYDSLRTVQMDLARRYTERVRLARVKGEDLLALGSLYQVLGDYGKEQQALEKYLTVRGQKDSLAAVRLLQSYLFADSLHKAEAFAEEKMAALGVQPDFGQCLGLAYGFFDGGDLEKAELWVDRAIEKAPEQQRYSAVSFKAEIAAARDELPRAVSLLNEEMKAAKDEGAKSYLRATLTRLQLVGRPAPAFAASEWIDGQPTTLAALRGKVVLLDFWAPWCGPCRATFPHLKKWYAEFHDKGLQIVGLTKYYGRFNQLGQNLSGLSPQEELEWIKKFKLHHEIPFPYAVANDQQAKRNFDAYGVKGIPTVAVIDQKGVVQLIVVGSGEHQAQMIEAKLRELLKV
- a CDS encoding VOC family protein — its product is MPDSLDRILLAVRSIEDSVAFYRNVLGARVKLREPDLCILTLGGIELCIELERPELADERPVKHGFAFGFSVANVDSAYGELRTKKDAPVLTTPRESRLGRYFEIVDPDGHIIRFTEKR